In Amaranthus tricolor cultivar Red isolate AtriRed21 chromosome 3, ASM2621246v1, whole genome shotgun sequence, a single window of DNA contains:
- the LOC130808493 gene encoding uncharacterized protein LOC130808493, giving the protein MWLAYQDRLKTKQKLLNMGMIEDNICPICCTQTETKDHFFFSYEFSRQYIDMLRQWLKVMWNVRSLKDLYRKCCMPRSKVKVIEAILGNLVYAIWRARNEVVWLKQVITVRRVFVTVKQESKLRLSHLSWSRPIHNWVKEL; this is encoded by the coding sequence ATGTGGCTAGCGTACCAAGACAGACTGAAAACAAAGCAAAAACTCCTGAACATGGGGATGATTGAGGATAACATATGCCCCATCTGTTGCACCCAGACAGAAACGAAAGATCATTTTTTCTTCAGTTATGAATTTAGCAGACAATATATAGACATGTTGAGACAATGGCTTAAGGTGATGTGGAATGTCCGAAGCTTGAAAGACTTATACCGCAAATGTTGTATGCCTAGATCTAAGGTGAAAGTCATAGAAGCCATCCTTGGAAACCTAGTCTACGCCATATGGCGCGCAAGAAATGAGGTTGTGTGGCTCAAGCAAGTCATAACAGTTCGAAGAGTGTTTGTGACCGTTAAGCAGGAATCTAAACTGAGACTTAGTCACCTCTCGTGGAGCAGACCCATTCACAATTGGGTTAAGGAGCTATGA